The genomic segment CGCGTATGAGAGGCTGGTTCTGGAACCAGCGCGAACCCTCCATGAAGAAACCGGCGAAGCGCAGGAATTCCTCACTGGGGTGGGATTCTTGCTTGAAGCTCAGAAGATGTACTTCGGCCCCAATGACGAGTTTATAAAGCTGGATGGTGAAGTCAGGGATGCATTGGCTGTTCTGTACGGCGAACGCCGCATTCTGAACTGAGAAGCCACGCCACCGCAAATCCCCCGCGCAATTCGGCGCGATTCGCCTTATATGGCGGTCATGACATTCCCTGACCGCCAGACTGTTCTGGACTTTCTTCGCGAGAACCCAAGCGCCACCACCAAGCAGGAAATCGCCCGCGGCCTTAAGCTGAAGGGCAAGGAACGCACGATTTTGCGTGAAATCCTGAAGGAAATGGAGGGCGACGGCACGCTGGAGCGCACCGGCAAACGCGCCTGGGCGCAGGCAGACCGGCCGCCGCCCACCGGTGTTGTTGAATTCACGCATCTCGATGGCGATGGCGAGCTGATCGGCAAATCCGTTGGCGACAATGGCCTGTTCGGGCCGGAAATCCGCTATGCGGGCCCCTCCGGCAAACCGAAAGCCAAGGCGCCTGCCGTCGGCGATCGCGCCCTCTGCAAGATCTCAGAGCGTGACGGAGAATGGCTGGCCCGCGCCATCACCGTGTTCGAGAAACGCCTGTCCGACAAGCTGGTCGGCCTCTACAGCCAGACCCAGCGCGGCGGCAAGGTTGTCCCCTCCTCCCGCAAAGAGAAACGTGAATTCGTCATTCAGGAAGCTGACCGCAACGGCGCCGAGGAAGGCGATCTCGTCATCGCAGAGCCGAAGCCCGTCGGACGCCGGCAATACGGCCCGGCCTTCGGAATCGTCACCGAGGTCATCGGCCACATCACCGATCCGCGCTCAGCCAGCCTGCTGGCCATCCACGCACACGACATTCCGACGGAATTCCCGGAAGAGGCCCTCGAACAGGCGCGCGACCCGAAACCGGCTGCGGCAGAGCGCGAAGACCTGACAGCGGTTCAGCTGATCACCATCGACCCCCACGATGCCCGCGACCATGACGATGCCGTCTGGGCCGAGGAGCTGAAGGATGGCTGGCGCGTGATCGTCGCGATTGCCGATGTGGCAGCTTATGTCACCGAAGGCTCGCCCCTCGACAAGGAGGCCCTGAAGCGAGGTAACTCCACCTATTTCCCAGACCGCGTTGTGCCCATGCTGCCGTTCGAACTGTCGGCGGACGAATGCTCCCTGCGTGAGGGCGAACTGCGCCGCTGTATGGCGGTGGAGATGGTGTTCGACAAATCCGGCACCAAACGCTCCCACCGCTTCATCCGTGGCATGATGAAGTCTGCCGCCAAGCTTTCCTATGAGGAGGCTCAGGCCGCCATCGATGGGAAGCCGGGCGGCAAGGCGGAGGAATTGCTGGACAGCGTTCTGAAGCCGCTCTGGGGTGCCTATGCAGCTCTGACGAAGGCACGTGACAAGCGCAGCCCGCTGGACCTCGACCTGCCCGAACGCCGGATCGTGTTCGACGAGGACGGCGAGATCCAGGGCATCATCGCCAAGGAGCGGCTGGACGCGCACCGCCTGATCGAAGAATTCATGATTCAGGCGAACGTCGCCGCCGCCGAGTCGCTGGAGAAAGCGAACAGCCCGCTGGTCTACCGCGTCCACGACGTGCCGAGCGACGCCAAGATCGCCGCCTTTGCGGAGTTCCTGCAGACCATCGACATCAAATGGCATATCGGTGAGCGCCCGCAGACGCAGCGTTTCAACAAGCTGCTCGAAGACATTCGCGGCGGCGTCTATGACGAGATGGTCACCCAGATGGTGCTGCGCTCTCAGGCACAGGCGATCTATTCGGAAGAGAACCTCGGCCATTTCGGCCTGAACCTGGCGAAGTATGCGCACTTTACCTCGCCGATCCGCCGTTATGCAGACCTGATCGTCCACCGCGCCCTGATCCGGGCCCTGAAGCTCGGCCCGGACGGGCTGAGCGACCAGAATGCTGTGCGGCTGGAAGAAATCGCCGAGCACATCTCAACGACCGAACGCCGCTCCATGGCCGCTGAGCGCGAAGCCACAGACCGCTATCTCGCCATTTTCCTGGCCGACCGGGTCGGCGCAGAGTTCGAAGGCCGCATCATGGGCGTCACCGGCTCCGGCCTGTTCGTCGCCTTGGCAGGCTCCGGAGCAGACGGGTTCGTGCCGATCTCGTCCATCTCGGATGACTATTGGGTGCTCGATCAGGCCGCGATGGAAATCTACGCACGTGGCAGCGGCAAGACCTATTCCATGGGCCAGACCGTGCGGGTGCGCCTCAAGGAAGTCACACCGCTGCAGGGCGGCCTCCTGCTGGAAATGCTGTCGGAGCCCCAGCCTGCCCCCAAGGGCCGCGCTGAGGCGCGCAAGGCGGCGGACGCCGGCGGACGTTCCCCTCGCGGCAGGGGTGGACCTCCACGGCGCGGCAAGCCCAAATTCAATAAAAAGACGCTTCCGAAGCATAAACGGAGAAGCCGGAAATGAGCCGCGCCACCTCATCTGCCAAAAAGACCGAACGTGGCACGCCGGCGTCAGCTGAAAGCACCGGTAAGTCTGGTATGGTCATGATCAAGTCCGCTTTCGACAAGGAAAGCGACGACGAAGTCATCATCAAAGACCAGAAATCGCCGCGTCCGAAGGATGCTGCCACGCTGATTCTGATTCGCCGTGACGCCGAGAAACCGCGCGTCCTGATGGGCAAACGCTCCGGCGGTCATGTCTTCATGCCGGACAAGTACGTCTTCCCCGGCGGCCGCGTGGACCCAGGCGATGGCCGCGCCGTCTCATGGTGCGAATTGCGGCCCGAAGTCGAGGCGAAACTGCGGATCAGCGCCCGTCGCCAGCCGCGGGCATTTGCTCTGACGGCGATCCGGGAAACCTTTGAAGAAACAGGGCTTTTGGTTGCGCGGCCGGCGGAAATGCCGGCATCTGCCCCGAAGGGCTGGGACCGGTTCCATGAGCTGGACGCCGCGCCTCACCTGTCCCCGCTCACCTTTATCGGACGGGCGGTCACGCCGCCTTACCGGCCACGCCGCTTCGATGCGCGCTTCTTCATGGCCGACGCCGAAGAAGCCCTGATCGACGAGCGTCCGCCGGTCGACGGGGCCGAACTGTCAGACCTGCAATGGGTGACGCTGAAAGACGCCCACGACCTCGACCTGCCGAGCGTAACCCGCTTCATGTTGGACGAGATCGATGCGCGCCTGAAGGCCAGGGATTACAAGGAAGGACCGCCCTTCCTGCGCTGGACGCGTTCCGGCCACAGCACAGAGCGGCTCTAGAACGGTAACGGGTGCTTGACTTCGCTCGCGCACCCCGCCATTAAGCCGCTTTCCGATTTCAGACGCTAGCACAAGCGAGCCCGCGCCATGGCAAAACCCGCCACCATCAAGATCCGCCTCAACTCGACGGCTGACACCGGCTTCTTCTATGTGACCAAGAAGAACCCGCGCAACATGACCGAGAAAATGGTCAAGCGGAAGTACGATCCGATTGCCAAGAAGCACGTCGAGTTCAAAGAAGGTAAAATCAAGTAAGCGCTTGATACTTCTGGACTTTTGAAAAGCCCGCTCCTCACCGAGCGGGCTTTTTCATTGGATCTCATCGCGGTGCAGATAGCGCGTCTTGCGGATCGCCGGGAAAAGGAACGACCAGGCCGCTGCAACGCCAATGGCGGCGGCGCCGCCTGCCACGACGGTGAACACCGCTCCGTAGAAGTGCGCCATGAAACCGGCGCGCGCTTCGCCCAGTTCGTTCGAGGCGCCGAGGAACACGGAATTCACAGCATTCACTCGCCCGCGTACCTCGTCCGGTGTCCACAGCTGTAGCAGGATCTCGCGGATATAGACCGACACCATGTCGAAGGCACCGATCAGCGCCAGCGCAAGGATTGAGAGCCAGGCCAGGGTGGATGCCCCGAAGACCATGGTGGCAAGCCCGAACAGAGCCACACAGACAAACAGAATGACGCCAGCATGGTCACGGATCGGAAAGGCCGTGATGATCCCGATCATGATCACAGCCCCCACGCCCGGCGCAGCGCGAAGCAGACCGAGCCCTGAAGGCCCTAGTTCCAGAATATCGCGCGCATAGATCGGCAACAGCGCCACAGCTCCGCCGAGCAGGACAGCAAACAGGTCCAGAGAGATCGCGCCCAGCACCACCTTTTCTTTCCAGACATAAGAGAAACCACCGAGAAGCGTACGAATCGTCGTCGGCTCTTTCGCCCCCTTCTGCGCGGGCTTCGGGATCGTCAGTACGATCACCCCCGAAATGAGGAAAAGCGAGACGGCGGTCGTGTAGGCAACCGGCGCCCCGATGCCATAGATCAATCCACCTAGAACAGGCCCAAGGATAGACGCCAGTTGCCAGGATGCCGTGATCCATCCCACGGCATTCGCGAAGTCTTCTTTCGGAACCAGATTGACTGCCAGACTCGACGATGCCGGCGAATAGAATGCCCTGGCAACGCCGAAGACTGTCAGCGTGGCGAGCACCCAGAATGGCTCAAACTTGCCCGTCAGGGCGAGCAGCAGGATGGCCAGCGCACAGGCCATCTCAACGAAGACTGCCAACCCCATGACATTGCGGCGCCCGAACCGATCAGCCGTTACGCCCGTGACGACGACCAGTACAAGCGCCGGAAGGAACTGAACCAGCCCGATCCAGCCAAGCAGGGCCGCGTTCTGGGTCAGGTCATAGATCTGCCAGGCCACAGAGACCGAGACGATCTGGGCGCCGAGCGACGTGCAGAAGCGGGAAATGAAGTAGCGGCTGTAGGCTGAATGCCGGAACGCTGAAAACCTGTCGGTCACGCCTTATCCCCTGAGCTGAGCGCCTCTGTGGCGACAGCCGGATGCCAAGTCAATCAGGCGGCTGTGCTCTCGACCCGGTTCCGGCCGGTCGTCTTGGCCTGATAAAGCGCCTGATCGGCCCGCTTGGTGAGATCTGCGATCGTGTCCTGCTCACCCGCAATGGTCGAAACACCGACACTGACCGTGATCTGAATGTTCAGTCCGGCCTTACCAATGATGAAGGGCGCAGCCGCGACCGCCCGCCGGATTCGCTCTGCAGCGGCGCAAGCCCGGTCCCCCGGTGTTTCCGGCATGATGACGAGGAATTCTTCACCACCGGGCCGGCAGACAATGTCCATCGGGCGCACATTCTCGCGCAGCCGGTTGGCGATCTCCTGCAGGACCTCGTCCCCGGCGTCGTGACCATAAGTATCGTTCACCGATTTGAAGTGATCGATGTCCGCCATCATGACCGAAACCGGCTTTCCGCCCATAACCGAACGCTGCATGAACTGGTGTAATTGGCCCATCATGTAACGGCGATTGTACAGCCCGGTCAGCTGGTCGATCACGGACAGTTCCAGGCCCTTGTCCACCCGGCGGCGCAACATCTCGATGTAGCGGGCCCGGCGCGCCTGAGTGCGGACGCGCACCAGCAGCTCCTGCTTGTCGACGGGAGTCAGGATGACGTCGCTGGCGCCGATCTCGAGCCCTTTCGCCGCGCGGGCCCGGTCATCGGGATCGCATATCAGGAGAATGGACACCGCCCGGGTCGATTCCGTCACCTTGAAATGCGCACAAAGCTTCAGGGCATCAAAGGATTTGCTGGGCAGCGAGAGGATCATCAGGTCCACGCCGAGGCTGGACAGGCCGCTCATGGACCCCGCCTCGGCAAGCGTCACCACAGTGTGGCCGGCCTCCCGCAACACAGATGCGAGGCGGGCAGATGCCCGGGGATTGTCATCAACAATGAAGATCCGCGCAGGCTGGTCGGATTCTTCCTTGGTGGTTTCGTGGTCCAGCCCACCGCCAAGACCATTGGCCTGCCGCTGTCTGAGCTCAGACGCCACGGCATTGTAGCGCATCAGCGCCCCGACACGCGACATCAGCGCGAAATCATCAACCGGCTTGGTCAGGAAGTCTTCAGCGCCGGCCTCCAGCCCCCTGACGCGGTCCTCGGTGTCACTCAGAGCCGTCACCATAACGACCGGAATGAACGCCGTCGCCGGATCCTCTTTCAGCCGTCGGCAAACCTCATAGCCATCCATCCCAGGCATCATCACGTCGAGCAGGATGATATCCGGCAATTCCTTGCTGGCGACCTCTAGTGCCTGAGGCCCGTTCTCTGCCTGGATGACGGTGTAGTATTGAGCTTCCAGCTTGGCCTGCAGCAGCCGCCGGTTCGCTTCGATATCATCGACAACGAGAATCCGCGCACTCATGCCGCTTCCTTCGGCATGAGCGCTTCAACAGCCTTGATAAAGGTCATGATCTGGATCGGCTTGGACAGATAGCCCTCACATCCTGCTTCGCGCACACGTTGCTCGTCTGCACGCATGGCAAAAGCTGTCACCGCAAGCACCGGGATATGGGCAACTTTCTCGTCATCCTTCAGCCAGCGCGTGATATCCAGTCCGGACACTTCAGGCAGCTGGATGTCCATGATGATGAGGTCCGGCTGCTCCCGGCGGGCAATTTCGACCGCCTTGGCGCCATCGCGGCACTGATAGGTTTCGTAGCCGTAAGCGTCCAACAGGTCGCAAAACAGGCGCATGTTGAGTTCGTTGTCCTCAACAACCAGCACTTTTCTGGCTTTTGCGTCTGCCATTTTTTCCCACGATTACGAGCGATTCGGAACGGACCTTACCGTACCAGACCAGCTATACGGCAAAAGCTTAACGGGTGTTTACGGGTCTCTTCAGATTGCCGCCACCCCCGGAACATGGCATGAACATGGAACGATGAGCCTGTTGTGCCGGGATTGTTTCCACTTCGAACTCACAGACGGGCGCGCCTGCCCCGCCTGCAAGAGCCATCGTGTGGTTTGCCATCCTGTCCTGCACACGCTGACTGTCGCCCACATCGATTGCGATGCCTTTTTCGCGGCGATCGAGAAACGTGACAACCCCGCCCTGCACGACAAGCCTGTTATCGTCGGCGGCGGAGAACGCGGCGTGGTCCTCACCTGCTGCTACATTGCCCGGCTGTACGGCGTCCGGTCAGCGATGCCTATGTTCCAGGCCCTGAAGCTCTGCCCGGAGGCAACGGTAGTGAAGCCCAGCCGGGGCAAATATTCCGAAGCTGCCGCCATTGTGAGGGAAAAGATGGAGGCCCTCACGCCGCTGGTACAACCCGTTTCCATCGACGAGGCCTATCTCGACCTGTCTGGCACCGAAACGATCCACAAGGCCCCGCCGGCAGCCTCGCTCGCCCGGCTCGCGGCTGAGATAGAGCAGGAACTTCAGATCACGGTTTCAGTGGGCCTCTCCGCCAACAAATTCCTCGCTAAAACAGCCAGCGAGCTCGACAAGCCCCGCGGCTTCGCCGTCATCTCACCTGACGAGGCCGAAGCGCTTCTTGCTCCCCGCCCGGTGGGCTTCCTTCATGGTGTGGGGCCGAAATTTGCTGCGAAGCTTGAACAGGACGGATTTGAAACGATCGGAGACCTGCAGAAAGCGGAGCTGAAGGCCCTGATCGGGCGGTATGGCGAAACCGGCATGTGGCTGAAGCGCGTGGCACATGGGCAGGACAATCGACCCGTCCGCACGGATGATGAGCGCAAATCCGTGTCAGCGGAAACCACGTTCCGGACCGACATTTCCGATCTTGCCGCACTGGAGGACCAGCTCTGGAAACTCTGCGTCAAAACCTCCGACCGGGCAAAGCAGATCGGTGTTGTCGGCTCAGTCATCACCCTCAAGCTGAAGACCTCCACCTTCAAGCCGCTTACCCGGCGCGTGTCCTTGTCAGAACCGACCCAGATCGCGCAATCGATCTTCCGGGCGGCCCGTCCGCTGCTCGCACGGGAAGTTGACGGGCGGAGGAAGTACCGGCTGATCGGTATCGGCATCTCCGAACTCTCGGATCATCGCGCAGACGAAACCGACCTCCTTGACCCGCGCATCGCCCGGCGCGCGGCCGCGGAACGCGCTTCGGACGCCGCGCGGGCAAAGTTTGGCCAGGATGCCGTCATGACCGGCCGTGCGGCGCGCATGGGCCAGAAGCAAAAGGAATAGGCGCGGGGCGCTTGCGGCCATGAGCGGCGTGCGGCAAGTCTGCAGATCTTAATCAGTAAATTCCGGAGATACATCCATGAGCACCCCTGAAGCCCGTCTCGATGCACTCGGCATCACCCTTCCCGAGCCGATGAAACCTGTCGCGACCTATGTGGCCTATGTGCAAACCGGGAACCTGCTCTTCATCTCAGGTCAGGTCAGCGCCACGGCAGAAGGCCGTATGCTCGGCCGCCTTGGCGAAAACATGGAACTCTCTGCAGGACAACAGGCTGCGCGCCAGTGCGGCATCAATATCATCTCGCAATGCAAGGCCGCTCTGGGGGACCTTTCCCGTGTGAAACGCGTGGTCAAGCTCGGCGGCTTCGTGAACGCCCATCCTGACTTCACGGACATTCCTCAAGTCATCAATGGATGTTCGGACCTGATGGTTGAAGTGTTCGGTGATGCCGGCCGTCACGCCCGCTCTGCCGTTGCCTGCCCGGTTCTGCCCCTTGGCGTTGCGGTTGAGGTCGATGCCGTTATCGAGATCGCCGACTAGACATGGCCACGCCGTTCGATCCCCGCAAGTTCCGCTACGCGCATCGCGGCCTGTGGTCGGCGAATGGCCCGCCTGAGAATTCGCTGGAAGCTTTCCGGCGTGCCCGCATGGCCGGTCTGGGCATTGAATTCGATGTTCGTCCCGCCCGCGATGGCACGCCGGTTGTTTTCCACGATGACACGCTGGACAGGTTGACCAAACGGTCCGGTAAGACTGAGGAACTGAACGCGAAAGAGCTCGGCAGACTGTCGCTTGCCGGGTCGTCGGAGCATCTGCCGACATTCCTCGAACTCCTGCGGATATGGCCTTACCAGCTGCCGCTACTGACCGAACTGAAGATAGATGGAAAGACTGACACGGAGGCCTTCGCCCGCCGGGTCGGCGACCGCCTGGCGCACTGGAAAGGCTTCGCGGCCGCGATGAGCTTTTCTGAAAAGGCTGTCCGAGCCCTGCCCATGGGACTGATGCGGGGGCAACTGATCGGGCCGACCTCCAAAGTCGGTGACGACGCGTTTGACGCCGTACTTGAGCGCGCGGTTGCAGACCGCGTCGACTATCTCGCTGTCCACACGTCCGACGTCGAGCAGGCCGCGCTGAAGTCGCAGGGCAGCAATCTGCCCGTCGTCGTCTGGACCGTACGCGGTGAAGACGAACTGGAGCGTTGCAAGGAGCATGACGCGGCCGTCATCTTCGAACATCTGGACCCGGAACTGGTCTCGCAGCGCCTGAACCCCTAGATTGGTGGTATGGACGAAACGACTTTCCGCATCGACATCGCCACCGGCCTCTCGGAAGTCGATCCGGACGAGTGGAATGCCGTTGCCAACCCGCCAGGTATCCGCCGGGATCCGTTCCTGAGCTGGGAGTTTCTCGAAGCGCTGGAAAGCTCAGGCGCCGCGACCCCCGATACAGGCTGGATCCCGCGTCATATCCTGGTGAGAGACGCAAATGACGTGCTACGCGGCGCCATGCCTCTCTATGGCAAGAGGCATTCCCGCGGCGAATTCGTCTTCGACCATTCCTGGGCCGATGCCTTTGAGCGTGCGGGCGGGTCTTACTACCCGAAACTCCTCAGCGCAGTGCCTTTCACGCCGGTTACCGGCCGCCGGCGACTGACCTCACCCGGACCGGACGAAGCCAGGATCAGGGCGCTTCTGCTGAGCGCCGCCGTCAGCTTTGCCGAACAGAACAAGCTCTCTTCCCTGCACATAAATTTCCTCGAAGAAGAGGAATCGCAATCCCTGATGCTCAACGGGATGCTGTGCCGGACAGACCAGCAGTTTCACTGGCTCAATAATGATTATGACAGTTTCGACGATTTCCTGGCGGAACTTTCGTCATCGAAGCGTAAGAACCTGCGGAAGGAACGCGCAAGGGCACAGGAAGGGCTCGACTTCGTTCACATCAGAGGCAGTGACATCACCGAAGCCCATCTCGATCGCTTCTACGAATTCTACTTGGACACCGGCAGCCGCAAATGGGGCTCTCCATATCTCAATCGCAAGACCTTCTCGCTTCTGCGGGAACGTATGGCGGACGACATGCTG from the uncultured Hyphomonas sp. genome contains:
- the rnr gene encoding ribonuclease R gives rise to the protein MTFPDRQTVLDFLRENPSATTKQEIARGLKLKGKERTILREILKEMEGDGTLERTGKRAWAQADRPPPTGVVEFTHLDGDGELIGKSVGDNGLFGPEIRYAGPSGKPKAKAPAVGDRALCKISERDGEWLARAITVFEKRLSDKLVGLYSQTQRGGKVVPSSRKEKREFVIQEADRNGAEEGDLVIAEPKPVGRRQYGPAFGIVTEVIGHITDPRSASLLAIHAHDIPTEFPEEALEQARDPKPAAAEREDLTAVQLITIDPHDARDHDDAVWAEELKDGWRVIVAIADVAAYVTEGSPLDKEALKRGNSTYFPDRVVPMLPFELSADECSLREGELRRCMAVEMVFDKSGTKRSHRFIRGMMKSAAKLSYEEAQAAIDGKPGGKAEELLDSVLKPLWGAYAALTKARDKRSPLDLDLPERRIVFDEDGEIQGIIAKERLDAHRLIEEFMIQANVAAAESLEKANSPLVYRVHDVPSDAKIAAFAEFLQTIDIKWHIGERPQTQRFNKLLEDIRGGVYDEMVTQMVLRSQAQAIYSEENLGHFGLNLAKYAHFTSPIRRYADLIVHRALIRALKLGPDGLSDQNAVRLEEIAEHISTTERRSMAAEREATDRYLAIFLADRVGAEFEGRIMGVTGSGLFVALAGSGADGFVPISSISDDYWVLDQAAMEIYARGSGKTYSMGQTVRVRLKEVTPLQGGLLLEMLSEPQPAPKGRAEARKAADAGGRSPRGRGGPPRRGKPKFNKKTLPKHKRRSRK
- a CDS encoding NUDIX domain-containing protein — its product is MSRATSSAKKTERGTPASAESTGKSGMVMIKSAFDKESDDEVIIKDQKSPRPKDAATLILIRRDAEKPRVLMGKRSGGHVFMPDKYVFPGGRVDPGDGRAVSWCELRPEVEAKLRISARRQPRAFALTAIRETFEETGLLVARPAEMPASAPKGWDRFHELDAAPHLSPLTFIGRAVTPPYRPRRFDARFFMADAEEALIDERPPVDGAELSDLQWVTLKDAHDLDLPSVTRFMLDEIDARLKARDYKEGPPFLRWTRSGHSTERL
- the rpmG gene encoding 50S ribosomal protein L33; this encodes MAKPATIKIRLNSTADTGFFYVTKKNPRNMTEKMVKRKYDPIAKKHVEFKEGKIK
- a CDS encoding MFS transporter, with the translated sequence MTDRFSAFRHSAYSRYFISRFCTSLGAQIVSVSVAWQIYDLTQNAALLGWIGLVQFLPALVLVVVTGVTADRFGRRNVMGLAVFVEMACALAILLLALTGKFEPFWVLATLTVFGVARAFYSPASSSLAVNLVPKEDFANAVGWITASWQLASILGPVLGGLIYGIGAPVAYTTAVSLFLISGVIVLTIPKPAQKGAKEPTTIRTLLGGFSYVWKEKVVLGAISLDLFAVLLGGAVALLPIYARDILELGPSGLGLLRAAPGVGAVIMIGIITAFPIRDHAGVILFVCVALFGLATMVFGASTLAWLSILALALIGAFDMVSVYIREILLQLWTPDEVRGRVNAVNSVFLGASNELGEARAGFMAHFYGAVFTVVAGGAAAIGVAAAWSFLFPAIRKTRYLHRDEIQ
- a CDS encoding PleD family two-component system response regulator, with the translated sequence MSARILVVDDIEANRRLLQAKLEAQYYTVIQAENGPQALEVASKELPDIILLDVMMPGMDGYEVCRRLKEDPATAFIPVVMVTALSDTEDRVRGLEAGAEDFLTKPVDDFALMSRVGALMRYNAVASELRQRQANGLGGGLDHETTKEESDQPARIFIVDDNPRASARLASVLREAGHTVVTLAEAGSMSGLSSLGVDLMILSLPSKSFDALKLCAHFKVTESTRAVSILLICDPDDRARAAKGLEIGASDVILTPVDKQELLVRVRTQARRARYIEMLRRRVDKGLELSVIDQLTGLYNRRYMMGQLHQFMQRSVMGGKPVSVMMADIDHFKSVNDTYGHDAGDEVLQEIANRLRENVRPMDIVCRPGGEEFLVIMPETPGDRACAAAERIRRAVAAAPFIIGKAGLNIQITVSVGVSTIAGEQDTIADLTKRADQALYQAKTTGRNRVESTAA
- a CDS encoding response regulator; this translates as MADAKARKVLVVEDNELNMRLFCDLLDAYGYETYQCRDGAKAVEIARREQPDLIIMDIQLPEVSGLDITRWLKDDEKVAHIPVLAVTAFAMRADEQRVREAGCEGYLSKPIQIMTFIKAVEALMPKEAA
- a CDS encoding DNA polymerase IV, with amino-acid sequence MSLLCRDCFHFELTDGRACPACKSHRVVCHPVLHTLTVAHIDCDAFFAAIEKRDNPALHDKPVIVGGGERGVVLTCCYIARLYGVRSAMPMFQALKLCPEATVVKPSRGKYSEAAAIVREKMEALTPLVQPVSIDEAYLDLSGTETIHKAPPAASLARLAAEIEQELQITVSVGLSANKFLAKTASELDKPRGFAVISPDEAEALLAPRPVGFLHGVGPKFAAKLEQDGFETIGDLQKAELKALIGRYGETGMWLKRVAHGQDNRPVRTDDERKSVSAETTFRTDISDLAALEDQLWKLCVKTSDRAKQIGVVGSVITLKLKTSTFKPLTRRVSLSEPTQIAQSIFRAARPLLAREVDGRRKYRLIGIGISELSDHRADETDLLDPRIARRAAAERASDAARAKFGQDAVMTGRAARMGQKQKE
- a CDS encoding RidA family protein; its protein translation is MSTPEARLDALGITLPEPMKPVATYVAYVQTGNLLFISGQVSATAEGRMLGRLGENMELSAGQQAARQCGINIISQCKAALGDLSRVKRVVKLGGFVNAHPDFTDIPQVINGCSDLMVEVFGDAGRHARSAVACPVLPLGVAVEVDAVIEIAD
- a CDS encoding glycerophosphodiester phosphodiesterase family protein, coding for MATPFDPRKFRYAHRGLWSANGPPENSLEAFRRARMAGLGIEFDVRPARDGTPVVFHDDTLDRLTKRSGKTEELNAKELGRLSLAGSSEHLPTFLELLRIWPYQLPLLTELKIDGKTDTEAFARRVGDRLAHWKGFAAAMSFSEKAVRALPMGLMRGQLIGPTSKVGDDAFDAVLERAVADRVDYLAVHTSDVEQAALKSQGSNLPVVVWTVRGEDELERCKEHDAAVIFEHLDPELVSQRLNP
- a CDS encoding GNAT family N-acetyltransferase, with amino-acid sequence MDETTFRIDIATGLSEVDPDEWNAVANPPGIRRDPFLSWEFLEALESSGAATPDTGWIPRHILVRDANDVLRGAMPLYGKRHSRGEFVFDHSWADAFERAGGSYYPKLLSAVPFTPVTGRRRLTSPGPDEARIRALLLSAAVSFAEQNKLSSLHINFLEEEESQSLMLNGMLCRTDQQFHWLNNDYDSFDDFLAELSSSKRKNLRKERARAQEGLDFVHIRGSDITEAHLDRFYEFYLDTGSRKWGSPYLNRKTFSLLRERMADDMLFVFAMEDGEAIAGALNMIGSDTLYGRYWGTLDPRPMLHFETCYYQAIDYAIANKLAVVEAGAQGGHKLARGYVPVLTYSAHWIAHPGLRDAVADYLERERAAVEHDQDYLNERTPFKKGE